Within Scomber scombrus chromosome 12, fScoSco1.1, whole genome shotgun sequence, the genomic segment ATCAGTTGAATGGTGAGGGAGCATCAGCActcatttgtttttgctgtatTACCCAGTGTCGCCTCTCTCCTATTGTTCCCCAGCATTAGCCTTAATTAGAGAGTCGTGCTCTTAAATACCCCCATGGGCAACACCGGGTGAGCATGCACTAGTGCAGACATAACActgcaacacacatgcacagtcacacacacactactcaaGCTCTCAATCCTCAGAGACCATGCTTTCCCTATTGCCCGAGGCCATACATAAGCCCTTGTATCTGAATAAATCACATcagctttacacacacatacttacacggaaacatacacacaatacatttatttgctttaGCACTGTGTGATGGTGAAGATTAGATAAATGATTGTATATCAGCCTCTTAAAGGCAACTATCACAAAAGTGAAGCTGAATTTTTAAAGTGAATTGTGCCGTAATTCTCTGTATGTTGTAGTACCATGCCCAAAGGGAAGGGAGCCAAAGGGACAAAGGTGACTGTCAAGATTGCCAAAAAGGCAATACGGATGACACCAGATGGACGGCGCAGACTCATCCTCAGCAACATGGGAATAACCATCTTCCCAAAGTGTCTCTTCAAACTGACCAACGTGGATGAGTTGGACCTAAGCCGCAACCTGATACAGAAACTCCCAGATAACATTGGGAACTTCTCGTCACTCAGATGGCTGGATCTACACAGCAACAAGCTGGAGTCTGTGCCCGAATCCATCGGCAACCTAGTGGGACTGACCCACCTCAACCTCTCTAACAACTGCTTAACCTCTGCAGCTTTGCCCTCTACACTGGGTCTGCTTACTAGCCTGAAGAGTCTCAATCTGGGAATGAACCAGCTGGATGACCTGCCTCCCACTATGGTGGCTCTAGACAGTCTCCAAGAGTTAGGCCTGTTTGATAACCTCTTCATCAGCCTACCAGAGTTCGTGAAAGTCTTACACAACCTCACTAAGTTAAACGTGAAACGGAATCCCCTGTCGTACATTCAGGAGGATGGTGAGGGGACGCTGAAGGAAAAGTCAGAGCCAAAGGAAAATGTGTACCTGTTCCACGAGAGCAGCCTGTGTAGGACATGTCTTAAGAGATGTAAAGAGCAGACGGAAAGCTTtacgagaggaggaggaggaggaggaggaggaagaggaggaggaggaggaggaggaggaggagggggaggagacgCTTTTGAGGAGAAAAGAATAAGGACTTATACAGGACTGATTGTACCAAACTCAGTGGCTACAGTCAATCAGGATGTGTGGAGAATAAAAACGTTAGAACATAAGCCAATCAAATGACCTAAAAGCTGCTGACATCATTGTTAGACAGCCctacaatgttttattatatgtgtATTATATCTAGCTACATGTTACTCACCTATTTTTgatgtatttcacattttagtttatgtATTAAAAAGAGATCACTTTTACTGTctcaaaatgttgctgtttgaTGTCTGTGACAAACTGATGACACTTACTTTGCATTAGCAATGACCTCAGCAACCCCTCTGCCTTTTAATGACGATACTACCGTGCACAAcctgcagggagagagagcgagataaAAGATATGAGATCCGAGTCAgaatactgaaaaaaatattttttaccacCCAATCTATATAAATGTAGTACCTTTTATATGCAGAGACATGGTCTTTATTCAGGAATACCAGGAAGGCTGAGTGTCCATTTTTCATGAAGACCTGGATAGCGTTGTCCTGATGGTGGCAATAACAAAGAGGACAGCAGCTCTTCAGTTACCCAGAAGCAGTGACATTTGGGTCTAGTACATATTTATATCTAACAGATCCCCTGAGCTTAACATGCATGTTGAATAACTGTCAACTCCACATACAGAAATAACAAATGGAAAATAACTGCAAGCACATATTGAATGCACAACAATCTGCTGTTCGTGCTgtgaagagaggagaaatgTAATATGCTCAAACTTTAATATCTAAAGTAAATTTTCTCCAACTAAATCCTGAGTAGACACAATCTGAATATAAGATGCTTGTTTATTTCTGGCATTAGCAGGAGAATTTGAATGTCTGACCTCTAAAAGGAATCGCATGAAGCGGGCCTCCTTGATGTCCTCATAAAGCCAGCGTCTACAGCTGGCTGATATCAGCTCTTTACTAAGCATGGTGGAAATGAAGGAATCCCTCACActggcagagaaagaaagagaataacAGATGACTGATTGAAACTATGCTCTACACATTTTGCTGTAACTGCACACAAATGTAGCACAAGCATAGCTGTACCTGCTGGGGTGGTGCTTCCTGCAACAAACATCTCCAGAAGGACAAAGAGTGAATCCCTCACATAAGAGCAGACTCTCCTTCCCAAACAGCAGCACCCCCTCTGTCACTCTGAGGCTGCTCACCATCACTACACACATCTTGGACTTTACCTAgtgagatggagagggagagaggaggaatgaaaagagagaTACATTAAGCCCCTTGTGAGAGGTACAATTCACATCAGCACATTTCTCTCCTGGGATATGACATGGCAGCAACACAGGCACTTCAGGCTTTACttgattgatcattttaatcacatattttaatcattattaaaaatacacagttgAACACTTCATTATCAGAGCTGattgatgaggaggagaaggctCTGCCCCTTTTTCAACAGTCTCTGTTCTCCTTCCAGCACCGAAGTGGACCCACATGCTGCTTTCAGCGCTGGTTGCGGCTAATGCTAACTGCATTGTGATAATGCGTGGCTAATTCTATTGTCTCCCCTCATTTcacagtgagtgtgtgcacCTGGCTGTCTCCTTGTGTTGGCCCCTCTGCAAGCCCTCTGGGACACAGCACCCAAAAACCATATGGGGCCCCCAACATACCCACAGGCCCCTCACAATTTATACTAATCAAATCAGACTCCCTACCCCCAGACACAAGAGTCACACacttggtggtggtggaggaggaagccCTGCCAGGCCATTATTAGGAGAATTAATCACTGCCACATACACAATAGGAAACCTGCTAAGTGATCAGAACCTCTTGTGCGAttgcacacatacagacatgcaATGATGGATAATATCACTTGTCATGTGAGAGCATTTAAGAGTCAAGGTGAGTGAGCCTCAACATGGcacatacattttacaataagcTGTATCATGGTCCCATTTTATGGCGGTTTCCATAAGTGAATACAAAACTCGCATCAGGCCTATGGTCCCTACCAATGACtagatttcagaaaaaaaactagttAAATTTATTGTTATCAAAGATTAAATACATAACAATAAACTTGTTTCCTTATCTCCTTACTGTGCTCTGGACAGATATGCATTATCAGTCTGAGGGTGATTTAGCTGATGAtgggaagaaggagagaaaaggaggactTTTATTGACTGAGAGCCTAATGTCAGACCATTGATTTCTCCCCACACACATTACTGTCATAATCACACTATTGGCGCTGGAAAGCTAATTATGCGTGGGTCTCcctttgtgtgttattgtgtgtgtgtatgtgtgtgttagtccgtgtgtgtgtgttagtccgtgtgtgtgtatgtgttagtgtttgcatttttcagAGCTAATGACTCTGTTCATTTGACAGGAAGCTCAGCAGGACTCACACACTAAACCACTGCAAGACAACAGgacacacttgcacacatcac encodes:
- the lrrc18a gene encoding leucine-rich repeat-containing protein 18, with protein sequence MPKGKGAKGTKVTVKIAKKAIRMTPDGRRRLILSNMGITIFPKCLFKLTNVDELDLSRNLIQKLPDNIGNFSSLRWLDLHSNKLESVPESIGNLVGLTHLNLSNNCLTSAALPSTLGLLTSLKSLNLGMNQLDDLPPTMVALDSLQELGLFDNLFISLPEFVKVLHNLTKLNVKRNPLSYIQEDGEGTLKEKSEPKENVYLFHESSLCRTCLKRCKEQTESFTRGGGGGGGGRGGGGGGGGGGGGDAFEEKRIRTYTGLIVPNSVATVNQDVWRIKTLEHKPIK